In Phaseolus vulgaris cultivar G19833 chromosome 3, P. vulgaris v2.0, whole genome shotgun sequence, the sequence GACAAGAAAAGACAGACAAAGGAGAAACCCGAGTCAAATGGTAAAACTCATAAAATCTTTGACAAGACTGCGATCTGTGTTCGGCTGGTGATTGTATCGCATCAACACCACCTCCAAATCATGGTTTAACCCCCTCACGCCGGTCTTCTTTTTGGTTTTACACCTAACCATACAAGGCATTTGCATATATATCCAAGGGTAAACCGAACAAACCACTGTTTCTGGTAATTGAtgatgttttttctttttctaactATAATCGCTTGAACAAGAAACTTCTAAGTCGTGCTATTACGCCATTATGAAAATGTGACTACCTTTGAGTGCTCTATCAACCTCTTTGTAGGCTGAAAAAGCTGAATGTTTGGTGCTACAGTATACAACATCATTCACTACTTCATCCTACCCCATAATTGCTTTGTTAAAAGTGTGTCCTCTCTGCCGTGTTCCCCAGCTTAATttagtttttcttctttaaggAAAATGAGTCAACGTTTCACAAAGTAAAGTTCTGGAACATCTCCTATGGCTTCTTCGTGAAGCTATTACTCAGACCATCATCGATAGTATTATTTTCTTTTCGTTTGTTATTCATTTTTATAACTTGAACTTGATGTGTGTGAGTGTAGGAATATCTTCTTCAGTActtagtattgtttaattttcatttcattcttCTTTTATTTCGTCTGCTTTCTGAGTTCATTCCTTGGATCTTATTAATCAAACCTAGCTGGATTCGATGTTGAAAATATGAACTTGGGAAAGACGAGAAATTTCAtgtatagttaaaaaaaatttgatggCGTAAAGTTGTTTAATTTTGGAGCAGATTTGTTTGACGAAGACTGGGGATGCTTAGAAGTGGTTTCTCATTGTCCAAGTATGAATGAAGAATGTTAATCCAGTGCTTTTTCAATCCCTAATGCTGAATTATAAATGATTAACTGCAAAAGTTCCAACTTGCTGATATATACGTACGATGTGGTCTCTGCCATTAGTAATTTTGTTGATTCAATACATGTTATAGTCTATGGCCTTTTTTATAGCATGAAGTCTATAATTTTGTCAAATAAAGATATATTACATACTGCACAGCAACTAAGTGGAAGGATAATTAACATATGTGTTTTCCAGTACAATTTTACAATTAATTCATATTGACTTTGTATTACTCGTTTTCTTTTCCTCGTTCTTTGAAAGTTACAAGGGACGTGTTTTATAACTACCCAGTTTTTCTTTCTTGCTAGTTATTACACTGGCTTATCGGTAACTCAATCTTGGACACGTTTCCGTTAGCTGAATTATGTATGACTGTGACTAGTCTCTATTGTTTATGGGTACATCACAATGGTTTCCTTATCAATCTTGTTGCTTTATATAAAACGTTCATTAGATAGATATAGAAACAAAGCAACTGTTTTACGTAGTGTCTAAGGCATGACTTACTCTTTTCCATTTGCTTTGCTTTTCTACTTTTCGTTTGTACTCTTTAACTCGTTACTTTCTTTATTTAGACTCGTTAAAATATCTTGAACCTTCAATCACCTCTATCAGTACTCATGTTCTACCTTTTTTTCTGAATAGTACTAAGCATGTCTGATGTTTTGTCAGGAGGATTGGATCACTTTATGTTCTTATTCTTGATCATGTACTTTCTACCCTAAACTAAACGATCAATGTAtatcatatatgtatatattattgcTATCTGCATAGCATTGATGCTTATCATCATTTATGGACTGGTCAACTGtgaacaataaattatatatgtacGAGAAAAATGTGTTAAACGTCATGTTTACTAATTTTGGTgtgttttttttctcaaatggTACAGGTTTTAATTCTTTGAGAGCGGAAATGAACACATTTTCGCATGTACCTCCAGGCTTTCGGTTTCATCCGACAGATGAAGAGCTCGTAGGTTACTACCTTAGGAAGAAGGTGGCGTCTAAAAGGATTGATCTAGATGTCATAAAAGATGTAGATCTCTATAAAATTGAACCATGGGATCTCCAAGGTACGTAATTATTACAAAGTTAAAATTAAGTAAGGCATGCATAAAAGAAGATGTATAGTATGCAAAATAGTATAATGATGAGATATGTTACTATGATGTAAACAGAGTTATGCAAAATAGGAACAGATGAACAAAGTGACTGGTATTTCTTCAGTCATAAAGATAAGAAATACCCAACTGGAACTCGGACAAATAGAGCTACAAAAGCAGGATTCTGGAAAGCGACAGGAAGAGACAAGGCAATATACTCTAAGCATTGCCTGATTGGCATGAGAAAGACTCTTGTGTTTTACAAAGGAAGAGCCCCAAATGGACAGAAGTCTGATTGGATCATGCATGAGTACAGGCTAGAAACTAATGAAAATGGAACTCCTCCGGTAATTTCCTTTCAAATTCATATACAGTTACTCATTTATTATATCTTTACTCACTCATTAGGTTATTGCTTATTATAATTTTCATCTAATAAtatgtcataattttttttatttaaacaataaaCTATTCGAccaaaattcaaatatatataaatattacagTAATCAAAATCTCGggatttcttttttcttttttgttatttttttaacgATTCGCTGCATGCTGTCAAGTCCATATAGGTTCATCAAGTACTATTCGAAATAGatattatttcataatattttcaaGTATTTGTAAATTGTCTAATAAGTAACACAAAATTATTCTGCACGCAAGAAATCAAGcaaaaatcttataaatatatatatatttagaactatgttaaatatatttttaattcttacAAATATaggaaaacaatttttaattcattaatttttgaatgatttaaATTCTCATAAAATTTGAAGATTTAAAAACTTATAGTTatcatgtttatttttatttttatgcataCAAATATGTTAAGATTACTTTAAAGTAGCATGTAATGCTAAATGCATGTAACTTCTAAATGCATATACCTCATcagtgatgataaaaaaaaaaaattactgctGATAGAAAAAACGTTTTATGGCTAGTATAATcattaaaattaacaaaacaaaTTGCAAATCagatttattcatattttatacCCCTTTACATTTTTGTATGATTTTATTTCTAATGTCCTCCATCTTATATACAATTATGAAGCCTATTAATTACATTGCAACAACTTGTAATAAAACACTTTAAatctaacaaaattttaaaattactcaGGTACATGTGCATATTGGATTTTTGTGAAGTGGAAAATTGCGTTAAATTGACTTCATCTACATTAATTATGTGaactttattttgtttaaaataaagatAGTAATATATAGTATTAAGAGTCTAACCTAGCTAGCATACAAATATATCAAAAAAATATCATCCGATAAATACtccaattaattttattatattatttgcttatttaaaaagaaaatcaagCCCCTTTCTACTTTCCACACCGGGTCAATGTACACTCATTTGAGAacaaaaagtgtttttttttaattgagaaagaataaaatatattaagaatAAAGAGTGTAATTCCCTTAGATGAAACTAGAACCAAACCTCACCTTTTGGTTGAATCATAAAACCTTTCCAGCCAGCCTAGTTGCTCCCTTTCCCAATGTTTATTTAGCATTAGCCTAAATACAAATAGAATGCTCATTAAGTtcagtttaatttttttctgataaaaaaaagttcgGCTTAATAGTGGGATTTGGAATAGTCTACATAAGATTTTGGATTCAAAACTTTGTTGTctctatttaaaataaaataaaataaaacataatccAAATAGAATAgatcattgtttttttttcaagctTTCACTTTTTGGGTACGATAAATGTTTCATAATCAATATCAATGATATATTCAAAGAGAATAATGTTAAACACAGCAGTTTCACAAACACAACAGTTTCACACTCAAGGTGTTAATCTCTTACAAACACTAATGTAATGTTTCCAGTTCTTTGGGAAATTTCAGAGAAAATAGTATTCTGCTTATTTGCATGCATTTATAACATCCATTTCTGTTAAATTgcttcagaaaaaaaatcatatctgCTTAAATTTGCACCGATTTTCAACTCCACACATAAAAGTTATTCATATTCATATCAAGTTgttataaaataatagtatattaCCAGCATGCTGTTCATTTTTGAGACCTTGTGTTGATTACTTAAGtatgaatatatatttaatttggaCATAATTTGTAGTTAGGGTTTAATCATTAACTTTTGAACTGTTCAGGAAGAAGGCTGGGTTGTGTGTAGAGTGTTCAAGAAGCGAATGACTACAATGCAGAAAGTGGGAGAGTATGATCAGTCACCCTGTTGGTACGATGAGCAAGTTTCCTTCATGCAAGATTTTGAATCCCCCAGGCGCATTTCTCAGCCTTATGCATCATACCATCAGCACCATCCCTGCAAACCTGAGCTCATGGAATTGCAATACAACAACATACCCCACGATGCATTCCTCCAACTTCCACAACTTGAAAGCCCCAAAGTTACTCACTCAGCAGCCAGTTTGAGTTGCAGCTCAGTTGTCCCATTTGGTTATGAAAGCAGCAATAACAAAAACAATGGAAGCACCTTGCAGTTCTCATCACTCACTCAGGAAGAACAGATACAATACTGCCACCAACAAAGTCAAAATTCCCTCTATTGTACCAATGATAATGCGGTTGACCAAGTCACAGATTGGCGAGTACTTGACAAATTTGTTGCTTCTCAGCTCAGTCACAACCAAGATGTTTCCAAGGAGACCAGTTATTCCAATGCACCTATTTTCCACGTGGCTGAACAAATTTCTGTGGTAGCCAATGGATCCAAAAAGGAGCAAATTTCCCAGGAATATGCTTCAACATCTACCTCCAGTTGCCAGATTGACCTGTGGAAGTGaaagtttataaatatatatacatatatatatagtaaCTAAAAGATATATGATGCATAATACTAATTATAGGAAGTGCGTATAAGTGAACCTTGGAAAAAAAGACAATAGTGTTTCTACTGGTTATTGTACATAATAAACCCAGATGTTTTATATATCATTAGTTGTTGAACCTCTGGAAGCTGGAGTATAGACTGCAATGCATCCATTAATTAGTTGCAATTCATCTCTCCTATATATAGCAAACAATAGTGCTTGAAGGTCAACTCTACTCTTTACGGAAGAAAGTGATCCATGGTGGGAAGATTTCTGTGCattaatattaaaagttatGTGTTCACTACAGCTTAATTTTGCATTTATGAAAGTTATATATGTATTCAGTTTGTTCTTGAAAATAGGGTATTACTTGGATCTATCAGAATCCAGAAGTGTGAGAATGGAGGTATGAAGATTTGAGAATCTAAACTATGCATGCTTCTGTTATATACACACACGTTGTCCACTGTGCTAGTTTAGAATTGACTGTAATATGTCTTTTTCTCCAgatcaaatatatttatttgaagcCTTATTACCACCTCATCAAAGAGGTTAAATTAAacacaaagaataaaaaaggaaacaaaTAGATTTTATTGGCTAAGATCTTACTTTTGTTTCGTTAGAAAAGTTGACATCTATTCTTTCATATCTGCGCTTTTGTAGGAAAGACTTCGTAAAATAGAGTGATGATATCTAAAATTACTGAAACGAGATAAATATAGCCTGCAAAAACTCGTATTGGATTGTATTATTTTGTAAGAGCTAtaccattattattattattatacactTTTAGACCTTTCTATAGCTTTTATTTTCCTCTTAGTTGGGTTGCCCGGGTTTGACCCTATCTGTGTTTCTCAGGGATCCATTTCAATTTCTTTCTGTTCTATTTTGATAATAAGGAAGTCAAGGACAAAGATGATCTTTTGAGATCATCTTACCACTGTAATCATTGAGATAGCAAATGTTTTTTACCTAAACTCTCGATTATCACTCGCCAATAAAGTAAGATTACTTGTTAATGGAGTCATTCTATTAGGAGTCAAGCTTATATATTATCTTTCTGAGGATACGACCAATCCGGTACCTAAACGCCAAAAACACATTGTGTGAAAACCTTCAATGGCCTACATTTTCGATTAAATACATCCCAAAGCCTCAATTCTTCTTTTACATTGGAGTAGTTAGTTTAAAAGGATAGATAAATGGGATGATTCtattctaacttttttttcGCATCATTTCTTATTCTTCAAGTGAGGGATAGGACAGAAAAAAGATAGAATGAAATAGGATGAGTGATGTGAAGGAAAAAAAGAGTTTAACACTAAAATTAGTTGGTGATGAGTATAATAGATAGGTAGTGATATAAATTTGTGATGTGTAGAATCTAAAATTAGTCTAGTtactcaatttaaaaattaatttataagttttattaatagtataaacGGTTTTAGATacgaatattttttttaaatctttaaaataatatttaatttaattaatataataaataattattttttatctaaaattgaattttatttaatgattctATCCTATTGTAAGTTGGTAGCATATTATTCAAGAATGGTTGGAAGTACCAAACTCTTTTTTTCCAATATTAATGGGAtagtttatttttcaaaattacgagtaccatatattttttttaaaaatatcaattaagaaattagtttataaatttttattaataataaaaaatattttagatattaataattttttaatctataaaataatatttaactattttttttataaaattaatttttatttaatgattatgtAGTAATATTTAGTCAACTCAACTTTCTTAGaagaaaaatttaataattcaaaacTATCTAAAAAAGGTTGTGAAAAATTAAATGccatacaataaaaaaaaattaaagcatAATCGAATTTCAGAATTCATTATGTGTAGATTACCTTTTGACAATTCTAAAAATAAGCAATTCCTatgtttcagatttttattGCGAACAAGCTaactgaaaataataaatacagtTATACACTTGTAGTGTCTCCACTCAGAAAACGTATGTTAAGTTGGTTAAGTTAACCATattatagtaattttttattagtttacaGTAAAAAAGCTTCACGCTAGTAATTTAGAAAAACTAAAGAAGATGTTCCATGCATACTTTCACACTAGTATATAGatgtgctgataaaaaaaataaaaaaataaaaaaaaactagtataTAGATGCTCATAGTCACAGTCACAGtgagtaagaaaaaaaaaacagagaatgTCCTGAAAAAtgtgataaaaataaagaaatagtgTCAATCAAATGTTTCTCTAGTATGTCAAAAAATCAAAGCCATAGCTAAAAATGAACTGAACTGTAACAGTTAGCGGAGATCCAATATGATCCAACAGGTCGCTAATGAGAGCGTTAAGAACACAGTCTGCTATACCAAACTGTTATGGCATTGATAGAATTCCGAGTTTAACTGCATAGTTGAATGCAAAATAAAACGAAGATACGATCATATCAAGGTCTGGGACATATACTACAGGAACTCCTCAATCCAAAAAATGCCgttttatatcaaacaaatattaCCTTCACTAAGAGACATGTTTGGCTCCATTCACTGGGCATGATAGCTGTGTATATACGAAGATGGCTCCTCAGCTTCTCTGCCAAAACACTCCTCCATCTAACACATGCGTTTTCTCTGCATAACGTGCCACTTTGAGTAACTGCAAGCTGTCAGACAAGTCTCAAAATGTTTCAACATATATAACAGGTCGCAAGAAGAGGAGTTTCACCAAGAGTGACGTGAGTTTTCAAAAGTTGTTGGTTTATATACCAATGTCGAAGCAAATCTTAAACAACCAATCATATATGCGTATGATATTGAAGGACAACGAGTGGTTGTTTGTGTGGCTGTCATTGAAAATTGACGACAGGTTAAAATTGTTGTGTCGGAGTGAATTAAAGAAGCAAACCAAATTCCTTTCAAGTAATGGAACGACACAATGATTAGGCGTGCTCCCGTAAACCTAATCATGATGCCTGTTTCAACTCATAGTGAGAGACTCATCAGTTGCACAGAAAGAGAGGAGTGTGAAAGAGATTAGCATGCTTGGCACAAGGAGATGAGGAAGGAGCACCGAAACAGAACTTTATCAAGTGTTTCTTTCTTACTGGCTCTTACCTCATTAGGATTTATCTTTTCATAATATTGCTTCACATGTTTTCTTGGGGACAGTAGAGTAGAGAGAAATTATAGACTAGGGTTCGCCCTGAACTTAAAGCCAAAACAAGCAAGACATGCGCATTGATCATGCCGTGTGTGACTCGATAACTGGGATTATTAAAACAGTGCacataatataaatatgaaaaatgatagtttaacaaatttttttagttgaatattatatttggaGTTGCATAGAATCACTTCAgagtttaaaaacaaatatatataataattaataaatttataattaaatgatcgAATCACTGCAtgatgaatttataaaataataatattgaaagttGTAATGTGATGgtataaaaaattagaattgtCAATTTATTATTACTCTTTAATATGGAATTCACTTAAcaattgaataaattaatattttaaatatatttattttattttttaaatttagattaggtataatatttctttatttttatttaacaactaaatatattattattattttattttaaaaaaatatttttattaattaaatataatattttattattatatggaGTTGTAAGGTGGaagtaagagaaaaataaacttaTGAAAGTATCATtattcagataaaaaaaaattacagtaTTTGACCATGTTACTCAATTCATATGAAGGTAACAAAAGTTACATCATTTTGTTTAGTTCccaaaaatattaaactttgCTAAGTAAATTAATAATTCATTTCAGTAAAAGTTTCTCATTAAAAATTTACTTTAACAAAagtacataaatataaataatgataataataataataattagctgaaaaataagagagaagaagaatggcatatttcgtttttttttttctattgggATAAACAATATCCCaatataaatattgtaaatactACTGGTACAATATAAGAGAGAAGAagaatgaatatttatttagtataaAGAATTGAGTAAATGGGTTTGAGTAAATAGAAGTACCTAGTActtctatttattaaatttttattgttgattaaaaaaaaatagatattagTACAAATAAATACTCATaagtaaatcaaaatattttacttttaaacttttattattatttacaaatttataaatattatttataattattttaagattattattgatcattattatatatattattataattattattacggTTAAAAATTAAGTGTAGCGATATGGGACTGGAAACCAAatcttttcaataaaaaaaaactttaacaaTTACATTATCCAAATTTATTTATCatgatataattattattatattttttctataaaaaaatactttaaatacactataagaaaatcatgaaatagaaatcaattttcaaagagactaaaataattagtcgcaatagtaactaaattagaaaccactttagaaactaaaaaaaaaaaatggttttaaattagtttttaatattattaactagtttctaaattggtatctaattaacgaccaaaatttttgctaccaaatttagaaactaaataattggtagttaaaaccttggttgctaattaaataccaatttagaaactatttaacaataatagaaactaatttagaaaccaaatttttgtttagtttctaaaatggtttctaatttacttactattgcaactaattattttggtatctaaaaattgatttctatttcatgattttcttgtattagTGATATCTCAAcccgtttaaaaaaaaaaaagattggtGGCCATCTAAACcagaaaataacataaaaaaactaaaaaaaaaaaaggctcTTGGCCTAGTATGTTCAAAGCCTAAACCAAGTCTGCAATTACATATAAAGCAACATCAAAAACCAGTTCATGCTCTTGGCCTTTACCCTCCATCACTGCATAAATAACCCTGCAGAGCTTACAGAGGTTCTTCCAAAACTTCCAGCCAAAAACAGGATACCAAAGACCTCCAAAAACATGATCGtccaagattattattatattataattatcaatattaaatattatcaaatattacaaatattattaataatataaataataataataacattaataaaaatattaatatcattagtattatttatattattattactattaatattattattattattattattaatattatccatattatcaatatcattaatattattaactttttatgcgtactattatttattattattattatttatgaatattagttatgtttttataattatttatattataataacatttttaatattatttatattattaaaaaaattaaaactattaagatttttttatattcttaatattattaatttttaataaaaatatttatattaataattaataataatattgaatttactTTTGGATTCGTgagtaaaatttataaaaaatgtaaaatttctCTACGGGTAGAGATTTGTGGATAATATGGGTGGATAATATCGAATTCACCAACAAATTCAGATCCATGGATAATATCTGTAGATAACGCTAAATTTATCTATGAATTTAAATTTGTGGATATATAATATTCGTAGATAACGATGAATTTACCTACAAATTCATTTATGTGGGTAAAAATTCGTtgaaaaattagatttttttgtAGTATAATACACTTTGTTTTGGATATTTGATGATGTTTTTAAGTTATGTTTTTTAATAGATAAGGAGATATGTAAgtttacaagttttttttttgtttatgtcTCTATTTTTGAGTTTTTGTAAGGATATTTAGCCTATCCTTTTGTATATAGGTTGAGTATCccttaaatactttttttaattctttattttttattgataacaaaatatataattacaaGAAAGTTTAAACTTATATGCAAAATAGAAATTACAATTTAAAGTATTAAGAGCATTCACAAACTTTGGTTCAAGAGTTATTCTTTAATATTGTACCCGTAagtattatatatgtataaatttattagttgtcaataaaagaaattcacaatcttatttaaatatataatcataaatCGATACTTTgatattgaaaaaattatttccatTGAATAAcccaatatattattattttaatcatatttattttatattttaatataaattattagtatataCTATTATATGGATGTAAAGAATAAGTATTTtgtactgataaaaaaaataagtattttgtCAATCAAACTATCATTTTTCTAACACAATTTCATTTAACTTATCAATCTCTATTcgtattattataatatagttgTTAAATAATTGGCAAAATGTTATCACTGCCCTTCCTAGGAAATAGTTATATCGAATAAGTTTGAACTAGTCTTTGCAAACCCAGCGTCAGGTTTGTCATCCTTGACACATATTCATGAGTTTTGAAAAATCATAAGTGGTCTGGTTTTTGTTGACTTGCGCATGTATATTTTTCAACCATTATTTTTTCTAAGAGAAAAGGGTAATTTTTGCAAATGATTGAGGAAGAAAAAGGATAAGAAGAAGTAATTAATATACGTAGATTACATAAAATATCTAGTACATAGACAGTACTACGTACAAAATACTCAGAATGAGAAAgagaaatgatattatttgtGGATGATGCTATGCAGGCCAAATGATAATAGGGAAGACTTTGAGCTTGAGGTGACGAAAGCTACAATGAGAATTGGTGACAAAGTGCAGACCTAGCTAGGTGGTGGTCCCTTTACTTTGGAACAAGTAAAATAATAGGGCAGCCCCAAAACCATGAGCACCAAACTGTAATGCAAAGAGGACACATTACCTGTGAGACATGTTGGGAAAAATCACACAAAGGAGACAACTAATTCACAGTTTATCATTCATGTTTTACTCTTTTGTGTTATTGGTACTTTATAAATCCACTTCAAAGGCAAGAAAGAAGGCTAAGAAACCTCCTTCCTCAGAAAAAGCATgttaaaaaatagaaagaaaacaaaGGGTTTTGTAAAGACCAAGCAACATGATTGTTCCATCTTGGCTTTTAACATGTGAGAGTTAGGGTATTCTTGACCATTGCATGTGTCATTGTGggctttcttttttttcttttcttttttgtccGCAATCATTGTGGGCTTTCTTGAATGTTCAACTTGGCCCAATTCTTCATTCACCTCTATACATTCTTCCTAAACCTTCAtacttttactatttttttttttaattccaactGTACTCTAGAGGAAGAATGTgacattttcttctttatttttaaaaaaatggtgaTAATTTGTGGTTGGTGGTGAATGTTGAAGTAggttttatgatatttttagaTGATTGTGTTTTCGTTTgcttattttgtttatttcttgGAAGCTACAAAATCCAGAAAAATAAATTAGCAAAGTgcaaaaaataaagtataaaactcaaaaaaaaattatctaggaaaatgttaaatttaattaatcttCTCACATAAAATTGATatcttaaatattataaaaaaaattagaatgttGTGACTTGAAAGGATATGTAAAACCGCAAAGTTACacctaatattattttttatttttttacaactgatattatttaaaataataagactatgttttatttagatttaaaaatttaaaaatgttaaaatcgaatttttacaataattaatatgaaaataGGGAAGAATTTGTCATCAACTAATGCAAAGGTACTTTCTGTGCAAGCTGGTCTTGCTGTTCAGGCCCTCTTTAATAATAGTTATTGCCAAATAAACCTGCTGCATTCCCCTAGCTATTAGTTTATGCAAGAGAAAATcttatggaaaagaaaataagaatagAAGGGATTAAAGTACGAGATAAAAT encodes:
- the LOC137808040 gene encoding NAC domain-containing protein 7-like translates to MNTFSHVPPGFRFHPTDEELVGYYLRKKVASKRIDLDVIKDVDLYKIEPWDLQELCKIGTDEQSDWYFFSHKDKKYPTGTRTNRATKAGFWKATGRDKAIYSKHCLIGMRKTLVFYKGRAPNGQKSDWIMHEYRLETNENGTPPEEGWVVCRVFKKRMTTMQKVGEYDQSPCWYDEQVSFMQDFESPRRISQPYASYHQHHPCKPELMELQYNNIPHDAFLQLPQLESPKVTHSAASLSCSSVVPFGYESSNNKNNGSTLQFSSLTQEEQIQYCHQQSQNSLYCTNDNAVDQVTDWRVLDKFVASQLSHNQDVSKETSYSNAPIFHVAEQISVVANGSKKEQISQEYASTSTSSCQIDLWK